The sequence below is a genomic window from Macaca fascicularis isolate 582-1 chromosome 3, T2T-MFA8v1.1.
GCAGGTCCCCACCTTAACTAAGGTCTTCCTATCCAATTGACACCAGCCAGTTACCATTTCCCCTCTTCGACCCATAGCTTTAACTGGCTGGCCAACAACTCAAAGTGACAGACCAGATAGGTCTCTTATTCCAGAGTTCCCAAAAACTATCAAAACAGCAGGCCTGCTAAAGCCTGGCCTATATggattttaaaagcagcaagttttctcattaaattatacatttttgccAGGTTTTcaacaatctctctctcttttttttaaatctctattctTCATTCACCCCAAGCCTATAACTTCAGATCATCATCCCTTAGCTGTCACCAACACTGCTCTTCTGTGGCCCTCACTGAATCATAATTTGCTGAACTGTACCATGAAGCTTATAATCAGTCCTTAATGGGATTTTGGTGCCTATAACCCAAAGCACTCTACATGcatcacttcttttctttttctccttccttctctgagGCGTCTCTGTGATATTTAAATCTCTGGCTAAGTTCTATCTGATTCCCTGAAAACTTTTCCAATGATGAGATGTAGGAAAACTGTTTCCCTCCTGGGAAAGGTCAGATTGCCGGGAGAGGGAGGATGTAAATGCCTGAGACctgagggaaaaggaggaaattGGTTCCTTTCCAACATCCGTTTTCTTGGTTTCTCTAGATTTCAAGGAGAGTCAAAgataaaatgagtattttaattaagtttcagaaaaaaagggTACATGACTTCGATGAGAAAGCATAAAATTAAGAGGCTTTTCTGGAaatccaagaaaaagaaataaccattaATATGTTCAATGATAATTTTCTGGATCTTCTTCTTGTGTCAAAAGTTATATATTTTCTCCTCAAAAGCAGCTGCTCCAAGAACTAACTAGCCCTCTTTATCTCCCTCTAGCTGGGACAGACTGATTCCCTTCCATCCCGACCTCTCTTCTTTCAGTAACACTGCGTAGGTGTTAATGGCCTGGGCTCTCACCAGTGAACAGAATTGTCCTTTAAGCCAGCAACCCACAGGCAGTGGCACCCAAAGCCTCGCCCCCAGTCCCCAGGGCACAAGCCACAGAGCTGGCATTGTTTCCAGTGTCTCCAGAAGAAGGAGCCAAAAGCTGATCCTCAGCACAATCAAAGCCCAATATGGAGACAGAATAACTGCTTCTAGGCAGAGAGTAGGCAAGCTGAGGGCAAAAAAAGGGGAGTTTTGCAGCCACCCCATCTTTAGAAACAAGGGGAAAACTAGACCCTTTTCCACTATTATGGTCTACAAGGTACTCTACTGCTCCAAGGGGATCTGAAAGTACAAAAGGATCTAAACAAATAAGGAGAacttttcccaggctggagataagaatgacaaacagaaagatggGTGAATGTAATAATGTGTAGGAAGATGATGCTGGGAACCTCCGTTCTTCACGTGGCTGCCAGCCCCATAGAGGACAACACAGTAAGAACAAGGACAACCACTCCAGACTGGTATAGCTGGGGAATCTTCAGGCCTTTTCCTAGTCCCACGTCAAATGTCAGATCCCATTCTAGGTATGATACATGAGAGGGAAGACGAGTGCAAACTTAGCTGTGTGGATCAGTGCTGGCCCCAGACACAGGGACTTCAGGAGTTCCAAATAAGGCTCAAAGTTCCCAGGGAGTAACAGGGCCGACATGCTAAAAAGAGAGACCCCTGCACTCAAAGCAATACCAGTGCCGCTGTGGCAGATGGACATCGCCATGGGAAGAGACCAACTGTAGATAGTGATGTGGGGAGATACAGGACGGTTTGAACCCGTAATGTTCTTATTCCAGAACCACTCCATCCCTTCTTTGGCCGTGGTTTCCAAAGGAATAGCATTTCTGATGCAGAGCTGAGGGCTAAAGTGGGCTGGGAGGCAATGACGACCAACATGTCTCAGCAAGAGTGCACCCATCTTGGGTTTCGGTCTGGACGGAAGTCTGGTCACCGGAAAGATGAAGGCATGATTAGAGGATTGGAACTCCTAGCCGCCTAGGAGGCGAGAGGAGCTGAAGATTAAGCTCATCACCAACGGCCAGTGATTTAGTCAGCCATTCCTGTgtaatgaagcttccataaaaacccaagaggatAGGGTTCAGGGAGCTTCCAGATACCTGAATACATGGAGGCTTCTGGAGGGTGGTGCTCCCTTGGAGGGTATGAGACTCTACACCCCTTCCCAAAACCTGGCCCTGTGCAACTCTTTATCTGTATTTTTGGTAATGTTCTTTGTAATAGCCAGGAAACACaaggtttgttgttttttttgtttttgttttttgttttgttttgttttgcttccctAAGCTCTGTGAGCTGCTTGAGCAAATTAATGAAACCCAAGGAGGAGTCATGGAAACCATAACTTGAAGTTAGGCATTCTGGAGGCCCAGAATTGTGACtggtgaggggagggggcagCCTTGGGGACTGCACCCTCAACTTGTGAGGAATTGATTTAGAGGacccccagctggtgtctgctacAGGATTGATTGATTGCTTGTTGGTGCAGAAAAGTCTTCCCctcatttggtcacagaagtcttctgtgtttgttattgttgtactttgagagcagagaaaaatacattgtggtcattttttttttcacacataaGATGGGTAAGGGGGTTACAGTGCACATTGTTCTAACTGCTCTTAGTCCGTTAGTCCGGAAATCATGCTACGTTTGACACTGTTAGCTTATGATACAAATTTTGTTAATGATGCCAGTGAGACTGACAGGGTTCATTTAGGATTATAATTGTACACAGCAGTTCCTTTTAAGGACCACATTTGGATAATTCCCATTCTTCCTTGCATTTTATAGATGCAAAGGAGGGGCAGTAAGAGTTCTTAATGCATTAATTTCCTACCAATAGTATAATTAACATTCTAGGATAATATCTAGGTATGGCCCCAAGGGAATACTTTGTAATAAAGCATCAGTCTTAtgcctttttaaaacacaaagtcTAAAGCATGCAGAAAAGCGtgcatggtttttaaaaataaaggtagagttttgctctgttgcccagcctgttcttgaacttcagggctcctcaagcgatccttcagCCTTAGCCTACCAGGTCATTTTATGCCTTCAGTATTCTATGTGTTTCTATTGTTGATTTAAaaggtattttacttttttctttaacagtgGATGGGAGTTTTGAAGACTCTGTAATCAGGTGGGATTtacagattttaaatatttatctgttAACCAAGGGATTACAGGGAAAAGAAACGAATATCTGCTGATTGTTGCACCCTGCTGTGCACTCAAAATAGCACATCATATTATGTGCCTAACTCATCCCATATAGTCATCACAACAGCTTTGCAAAGTGTCTGTGCAATTACAACCTACTTTTTACTAATCAGGCAACTGTGGTTTAGAGAGGTTGATTCATTGGCCCCGATCCTATAACTAACAAATAGCTGACTCATAGAACAAGAGTAGAGACCTGATAGAGACCTGTGCAGTACTGGGATCAAGGTACAGGTCCAAATCAGATTAATTCAGAAAGTCACATTTAGTTATATATTAACTCTGATTTATACTTTTCCTTAGAAGTCAGATTAGTCCAATAATTTGTCCTATATATTTTTGGCAGTTTCAGTGCTAACCAGCAACTTGTTTTTATCATCAAAGATTTTAGGGCAGATCTCATTTAGCTAGGCCACAGAACCATAGGTTTTACATAAGCAAGACCAGGCAAGTTTTAGAAACTTAttgtaagaattattttattttaagtgaaagaTATGTACATATCCATGTTATGTTACATATCCATATTTGCATATCTGTGTcatgttaattatatttattgtttatttagaaTCTATGTCTAGGTGATTTCTCTACTTAGACTTCCAAGTTTAGTTTTCCCATTAGTTTACTCTGCCTAGTTCCATGAAGCTTTTTTCCCTGgagacttttttcttcttccactaGTTTCTATAATCTtctcttgaggttttttttttttttttttttttttttttttttttgagacggagtctctctctctccctcaggctggagtgcagtggcgtgatcttggctcactgcaaactccgcctcctgggttcacgccattctcctgcctcagcctcctgaggtagctgggactacaggcgcccgccaccgcgcccgactacttttttgtatttttagtagagacggggtttcactgtggtctcgatctcctgaccttgtgatccgcccgcctcggcctcccgaagtgctgggattacaggcgtgagccactgcacccggccttctctTGAGTTTTTAACTTCTTCACTTTTCTAGGGGTGTCTTTCgttctattattttttccatttctgccagctaactgttcctttttttttctgctgacaGAATCAAAAGCACAtagaatttcagaattttaagGAATCTTAGTGGCTTATCAAAATACCCTCTAGTACTTAAAACTATGTTTAACATTCTAGTCAAGTGGTTATTCAGATGGAGAACCTGAAACTTAAGGAGGTTAAAGTGACTTATTTGGATATAGGAAGTGGCAGAAATGAGATTTGAACTCCTTTGAAAGCCCAGTCCTCTCCCTTCTTCATTATCCTGTCAGTGTGCATTTTAATAATAGAACGGGAAGGTGGGAATAGTGAACACAGTGGACGAGGAAAAGAATGGAATCAACTGATGAACCAATGGAAGAGGATAGGAATGAAAGGAGTAGGGGAAGGCCTAGTTTGAGGAGAACACTGAGTTAGGCAGGAATGAGGATTTTAGAAAAGAGGTCAGAATATTGGGGTTTATGACAAGTTTGAtagattttagaaagaaaaggcacAGGATGTTGGGAGTTATCTAGAAAGGCGTATTAAAATAAGAGGTTCAAGGGAATCGCAAACGAGTGGCTGCTTTTTTGGTTGTTTAATTGGAGCAGCTGACAAACTTCAGAGTTTCTATTGAATGATGGTAAAATAATTTGAGTCACTGGGAGGAGTCGGTATAGCAGATAGGCTTGTGGTATCATCTACCTTCATTGCAACTTACACAGGAGTGGCTCAGAGCCCCTCAAGTACTAGGGGACTAGAGTTTACAGAACTTGACAGATCTATGGCCCAGGGCAAGGTGTCCCCTCacctctatttctttttccaatcTACTGACTTTTTCCCATGTCCATGCAGACTAGGGCAGAGGTAGGATTGGCTGTCAAATCAGTCATGGAGCTTTAGTTGGGTAACTGAATCTGTCATCTGCTGGGGACAGATGACAGACTCCATTTAGCTTGTTTTCCAGGAGCAAGGAAATAGCTCCTACTCTTGGTTATTCGACCCTATCGTTTTAGGAATTTGTATTTCCGTTGGCTGAAGATTTAAAGGTTGGAGACTGCCATAGAACCTTGCCTAAGAGGAATCTAAAAGGAAGGAAGATATTTAGATAGTACTTAATATTatttggggacacagagctgTACAACTACCAGGACTGTATTTTTTCAGCAGTCTCTCTCCTTAGGTATCTGAGTGCCTATAAAGGTTGTTAAGGGCTTGCTAGTTTATGTGAACCTGAATAGGACGGACCTATTCAGGGACAGGACCTATACtaggattttataatttttagtgtttCAATATTTCTgggaagaatatttttaataacaacaTAGACGTTTTCCTCTGACTTTCATATATTTAACTTTCAAGTATTTCAAATGTTTCAAGGGAATCCTTGTAGTGTTTTAGGGTAAAGGTAAGCactgaggtctttttttttttttttttttttttgagacggagtctcgctctgttgccgaggc
It includes:
- the LOC102134309 gene encoding succinate dehydrogenase cytochrome b560 subunit, mitochondrial-like; this translates as MGALLLRHVGRHCLPAHFSPQLCIRNAIPLETTAKEGMEWFWNKNITGSNRPVSPHITIYSWSLPMAMSICHSGTGIALSAGVSPRKRPEDSPAIPVWSGCPCSYCVVLYGAGSHVKNGGSQHHLPTHYYIHPSFCLSFLSPAWEKFSLFV